A genomic segment from Longimicrobiaceae bacterium encodes:
- a CDS encoding alkaline phosphatase family protein: protein MNRRIAGLPGLLAVLAGALPATAQSAPAAPRETPTLVVFLTVDQLRADYFEKYGSQLQGGLARLYRGGAVFTDAHQDHANTETAPGHASTMSGRHPRSTGIVQNAAGVQDPQAPLIGGGGPGASPFRFRGTVLTDWLRYRDPRARALSVSRKDRGAILPLGRAKQEVYWYTADGRFTTSRYYADTLPTWVNRFNDRRVPQRMAGQAWTLLLPESAYPEPDSVPVESGGRDFLFPHVLPAEPAEAARRFPEYPWMDQLTLDIALEGLDELKLGTGPQTDVLAVSLSATDAVGHRYGPDSREIRDQVLRLDRMLGAFMDSLYSVRDSSRVVIALTSDHGVTPFPEVAFGAEAARGYHVRLDSVTAQLRRGLVAAGADSAAAYVDDGLLFVDRAALARAGVSVDSLSRAFAAAARRVPGVLRADRVRDLAKGDTVNDAITRRWLHMLPPDLPVEVAVTLRPGHVWGTASYAQHGSPENVDTHVPVIFYGPHFKPGKYGRFTRVVDMAPTLAAVLDVQPAERLDGRVLREALR from the coding sequence ATGAACCGTAGAATCGCCGGTCTGCCGGGACTGCTCGCCGTCCTGGCCGGAGCCCTCCCCGCGACCGCCCAGTCCGCTCCGGCGGCCCCGCGGGAGACGCCCACGCTGGTGGTCTTCCTGACCGTGGACCAGCTCCGCGCGGACTACTTCGAGAAGTACGGGAGCCAGCTCCAGGGCGGGCTCGCCCGCCTCTACCGCGGCGGGGCGGTGTTCACGGACGCCCACCAGGACCACGCCAACACCGAGACGGCCCCGGGGCACGCCAGCACCATGTCCGGGCGCCACCCGCGGAGCACCGGGATCGTGCAGAACGCGGCCGGGGTGCAGGACCCGCAGGCGCCGCTGATCGGCGGTGGGGGGCCGGGCGCGTCGCCTTTCCGCTTCCGCGGCACCGTGCTCACGGACTGGCTGCGGTACAGGGACCCGCGGGCCCGCGCGCTCTCCGTGTCGCGCAAGGATCGGGGCGCCATCCTCCCGCTGGGGCGCGCCAAGCAGGAGGTGTACTGGTACACCGCCGACGGGCGCTTCACAACCAGCCGCTACTACGCGGACACGCTCCCCACCTGGGTGAACCGGTTCAACGACCGGCGCGTGCCGCAGCGGATGGCGGGGCAGGCATGGACGCTCCTCCTCCCGGAGAGCGCCTACCCGGAGCCGGACAGCGTGCCCGTGGAGAGCGGGGGGCGCGACTTCCTCTTCCCGCACGTCCTCCCGGCCGAGCCCGCGGAGGCGGCGCGGCGCTTCCCCGAGTACCCGTGGATGGACCAGCTCACGCTGGACATCGCCCTGGAGGGACTCGACGAGCTGAAGCTGGGGACGGGGCCGCAGACGGACGTCCTGGCGGTGTCGCTCTCCGCCACGGACGCGGTGGGGCACCGCTACGGGCCGGACTCGCGCGAGATCCGCGACCAGGTGCTCCGGCTGGACCGCATGCTCGGCGCGTTCATGGACTCGCTGTACTCGGTGCGCGACTCGTCGCGGGTGGTGATCGCGCTGACCTCGGACCACGGCGTCACCCCGTTCCCGGAGGTGGCCTTCGGCGCCGAGGCGGCGCGCGGCTACCACGTGCGGCTCGACTCGGTGACGGCACAGCTCCGCCGCGGGCTGGTGGCCGCCGGCGCGGACAGCGCCGCCGCCTACGTGGACGATGGTCTGCTCTTCGTGGACCGCGCGGCCCTCGCCCGCGCGGGGGTGAGCGTGGACTCGCTCTCCCGCGCCTTCGCCGCCGCGGCGCGGCGCGTCCCCGGCGTGCTCCGCGCCGACCGGGTGCGCGACCTGGCGAAGGGCGACACCGTCAACGATGCGATCACCCGCCGCTGGCTGCACATGCTCCCGCCGGACCTCCCGGTGGAGGTGGCGGTCACGCTCAGGCCGGGGCACGTGTGGGGAACGGCCAGCTACGCCCAGCACGGCTCCCCGGAGAACGTCGACACGCACGTGCCGGTGATCTTCTACGGGCCGCACTTCAAGCCGGGGAAGTACGGCCGGTTCACCCGCGTGGTGGACATGGCGCCGACGCTGGCGGCCGTGCTCGACGTGCAGCCCGCGGAGCGCCTGGACGGGCGGGTGCTGCGGGAGGCGCTGCGGTAG